The following proteins come from a genomic window of Paenibacillus swuensis:
- a CDS encoding sigma-54 interaction domain-containing protein, producing MAQILTLLAGTKETRKTLHAQLEDILGNYVRAESFSLEEQDIPSVIHDRMIILSSHLIEEEVSPFIGQGCHVITADRITNYEHIDKLLQLPKGTRALYVNDFPETVSESITNLLELGIDNIEYIPYFPGKKNLHRVPLAITPGEFELVPEYVTDIINIGPRLIDITTITEIIRFLQLPAAVGREISNRFTGKIIELSKKLALTNAETEQLNDHFKHVLNGVNDGIMALDTRGRITVFNEIMETASRMSSRYAIGRPLVEVIQHPELVKYIVGESDPGGQCFALNQTDFMVEKLHLKTEDSIVVTFKDMHETIKMERTLRRELVKKGFVAKYSFQDIIGDSPLLNKTKDVAAKLAKTDLTVLIEGESGTGKELFASAMHNASFRNQQTFLAINFSALSEDLIESELFGYEEGAFTGAKKGGKTGLFEQANGGTIFLDEIGDISLKLQARLLRVLQEKEIMRIGGSKIIPIDVRVIAATNKDLLQMIDLGKFREDLYHRLKVLYLHLPELRKRKEDISRLIRHFTRVTGRDSVVILPEVLHRLTQYEWFGNIRELKNTLDYMLAVCDGDVVTLDDIPEEHFFQRSAAGNRGELVYRSDGTAVGGSRESDAVVAISDEEELLFILETVYLYNRKGEPVGRQKISEKSSRSSRPLSEQQIRHRVDQLEQDGYLIVSRGRTGIKLTQSGLGKLVASGVPLSAVT from the coding sequence ATGGCCCAAATCCTCACCCTGCTTGCCGGCACCAAAGAAACGCGGAAAACACTGCATGCTCAATTGGAAGATATTCTGGGCAATTATGTCCGGGCTGAAAGCTTTTCCTTGGAGGAACAGGATATTCCGTCCGTGATACATGATCGAATGATCATTCTCTCGTCCCATTTGATCGAGGAGGAAGTCTCTCCTTTTATCGGGCAAGGCTGTCATGTCATTACCGCCGACCGGATCACCAATTACGAGCACATCGATAAACTTTTGCAACTCCCCAAGGGCACGCGCGCTCTTTATGTCAATGACTTTCCTGAAACCGTTTCGGAATCCATTACCAACCTGCTGGAGCTCGGCATTGACAACATTGAGTACATTCCCTATTTTCCAGGCAAAAAAAACCTGCACCGCGTCCCCCTGGCCATCACACCCGGCGAATTCGAGCTTGTTCCCGAATATGTGACTGACATTATTAACATCGGACCGAGGCTCATTGACATTACAACCATTACGGAAATCATCCGGTTTCTGCAATTGCCGGCGGCGGTAGGTCGAGAGATCTCGAACCGTTTTACAGGCAAAATCATTGAACTCAGCAAGAAACTGGCACTCACCAACGCTGAAACCGAGCAATTGAACGATCATTTCAAGCATGTGCTGAACGGTGTCAATGACGGCATTATGGCGTTGGACACCCGGGGACGGATCACTGTATTTAATGAAATTATGGAGACGGCTTCTCGGATGTCCTCGCGTTATGCGATCGGCAGGCCTTTAGTGGAAGTCATTCAACATCCGGAATTGGTGAAATATATCGTTGGCGAATCGGACCCCGGCGGGCAATGCTTTGCATTGAATCAGACGGATTTTATGGTCGAGAAGCTTCATTTGAAAACCGAGGACAGTATCGTGGTTACGTTCAAGGACATGCATGAGACGATCAAAATGGAGCGCACCTTACGCCGCGAGCTGGTCAAGAAGGGCTTTGTGGCCAAGTACAGCTTTCAGGACATTATCGGGGACAGCCCGCTGCTCAACAAGACCAAAGATGTGGCGGCCAAGCTGGCCAAGACGGATCTCACGGTGCTGATTGAAGGGGAAAGCGGCACCGGTAAGGAGCTTTTTGCCAGCGCCATGCACAACGCGTCGTTTCGGAATCAACAGACATTCCTGGCCATTAACTTTAGCGCTTTATCCGAGGATTTAATTGAGAGCGAGCTGTTCGGGTATGAGGAAGGAGCGTTTACGGGGGCCAAAAAAGGCGGTAAAACCGGTCTCTTCGAGCAAGCCAACGGCGGCACCATCTTCCTCGATGAAATCGGGGACATCTCATTAAAGCTGCAGGCGAGGTTGCTTCGGGTGCTGCAAGAGAAGGAAATTATGCGGATTGGCGGCAGCAAAATCATCCCTATTGACGTGCGGGTCATCGCCGCAACCAATAAAGACCTTCTGCAGATGATTGATTTGGGCAAATTTCGGGAGGATTTGTATCACCGCTTGAAGGTGCTCTATCTGCATCTGCCGGAGCTTCGAAAGCGCAAGGAAGATATTTCGCGGTTGATTCGCCATTTCACTCGTGTTACGGGCCGCGACAGCGTGGTCATTCTGCCTGAAGTATTGCACCGGTTAACGCAATATGAATGGTTCGGCAATATCCGCGAATTAAAGAATACGCTGGATTACATGCTGGCGGTATGCGACGGCGACGTGGTTACGCTGGACGACATCCCGGAGGAGCATTTCTTCCAGCGGAGCGCGGCCGGGAACCGGGGCGAGCTGGTGTACCGCTCCGACGGCACGGCTGTGGGCGGCTCACGCGAGAGTGACGCGGTTGTGGCGATCTCGGATGAGGAGGAATTATTATTCATCCTCGAGACGGTGTATCTGTACAACCGCAAGGGCGAGCCTGTGGGCCGGCAGAAGATTTCGGAGAAATCTTCCCGAAGCTCGCGTCCGCTGAGCGAGCAGCAGATTCGCCACCGGGTTGATCAGCTGGAGCAGGACGGCTATCTGATCGTGAGCCGCGGCCGTACCGGGATTAAGCTGACGCAGTCGGGGTTGGGGAAGTTGGTTGCATCGGGCGTTCCGTTGTCGGCGGTGACATAA
- a CDS encoding class I SAM-dependent methyltransferase: MLESIKEEYISSNKKSWDEAAPRFFGRTALPIYGPFLPKENELKLFGDLSGKKVLEIGCGSGHSLKYMSSQGASELWGIDLSDTQIETARNLLSDCTTKLNLFQGAMEKNPGIPVEYFDIVYSIYAIGWSVDLRMTLRNLYDYLKPGGSFIFSWEHPLHNRLSQNGNQIIINKSYHEEGLQQCEPWDSPAIMNQLKLSTYINELIQAGFQIERVVEDVVIQEEINSDAVWYTHQKAVLIPPAFIIKCTKK; the protein is encoded by the coding sequence ATGTTGGAATCCATAAAGGAAGAGTATATCTCATCCAATAAGAAAAGTTGGGATGAAGCGGCGCCAAGATTTTTCGGAAGAACCGCGCTTCCTATATACGGTCCATTTCTACCCAAAGAAAACGAACTTAAGCTATTCGGTGATCTTTCGGGTAAGAAGGTTTTAGAAATCGGTTGTGGTAGTGGACACTCCCTGAAATATATGTCCTCGCAGGGAGCCTCAGAGCTTTGGGGAATAGATTTATCCGATACGCAAATTGAGACAGCACGAAACCTGCTCTCGGATTGCACAACTAAATTAAATCTTTTCCAAGGAGCGATGGAAAAGAATCCCGGTATCCCAGTCGAGTATTTTGACATTGTTTATTCAATTTATGCAATTGGTTGGTCTGTGGACTTGCGAATGACACTCCGCAATTTATACGACTATTTGAAGCCCGGTGGAAGTTTTATCTTTAGTTGGGAGCATCCGCTTCACAATCGTTTAAGCCAAAACGGCAATCAAATAATAATTAACAAGTCTTACCATGAAGAGGGTCTTCAGCAGTGTGAACCATGGGATAGTCCGGCTATAATGAATCAATTGAAGCTTAGCACGTATATTAATGAGTTAATTCAAGCCGGCTTTCAAATTGAAAGAGTTGTTGAAGATGTTGTCATCCAAGAGGAAATAAATTCGGATGCAGTGTGGTACACACATCAAAAGGCAGTATTAATTCCTCCCGCTTTTATTATAAAGTGTACAAAAAAGTAA
- a CDS encoding ABC transporter ATP-binding protein: protein MTDHVLEVENLEVTLKNEGKEFKVVKGITFNIRKGETLGVVGESGCGKSMTSLSIMRLIPSPPGRISAGTVRLNGKDLLKLSDQEMRKVRGNDISMIFQEPMTSLNPVFRIGKQMDEVLLLHRNVSNSEAREISIEMLKTVGIARAEQIYKSFPFQLSGGMRQRVMIAMGLACRPQLLIADEPTTALDVTIQAQILDLMKGLKEQTGTSIMLITHDLGVIAEMCDRVMVMYAGEIVEEADADTLFERPMHPYTRGLMQSIPNLEEERDRLFSIPGQVPQAGTVVQGCRFAARCNYAVDVCREQEQELSDLGGGHRVRCWMASETAYAGGAAIGHGLESNVVSGVTAGSGSGNRSQSQGGAGFHE, encoded by the coding sequence ATGACGGATCATGTGCTGGAAGTGGAAAATCTGGAAGTTACACTGAAGAATGAAGGCAAAGAATTCAAGGTCGTTAAAGGCATCACGTTCAATATCCGCAAAGGAGAGACGCTCGGCGTTGTAGGGGAATCCGGTTGCGGGAAGAGCATGACCTCCTTGTCGATTATGCGGTTAATTCCTTCTCCTCCGGGTCGGATCAGCGCCGGTACCGTGCGGTTGAACGGCAAGGATTTGCTCAAGCTCAGCGACCAGGAGATGCGCAAAGTGCGGGGCAATGATATCTCGATGATTTTCCAGGAGCCGATGACATCGCTGAATCCGGTGTTTCGGATCGGCAAGCAGATGGATGAAGTGCTGCTGCTGCATCGGAATGTATCGAATAGCGAAGCCCGTGAGATTTCCATAGAGATGTTAAAAACGGTAGGAATTGCCCGTGCGGAGCAGATCTATAAATCCTTTCCGTTTCAGTTGTCCGGCGGGATGCGGCAGCGCGTCATGATCGCGATGGGGCTGGCTTGCCGGCCGCAGCTGCTGATCGCCGACGAACCGACTACGGCTTTGGACGTAACGATTCAAGCGCAAATTCTTGATTTGATGAAAGGTTTAAAGGAGCAAACGGGCACTTCAATTATGCTGATTACGCATGATCTGGGCGTCATCGCGGAGATGTGCGACCGCGTGATGGTGATGTATGCGGGGGAAATCGTTGAAGAAGCCGATGCGGATACGTTATTCGAGCGGCCGATGCATCCCTACACCCGCGGCTTAATGCAATCGATTCCGAATCTGGAGGAAGAGCGCGACCGTTTGTTTTCGATTCCGGGCCAGGTCCCTCAGGCAGGGACTGTCGTGCAGGGCTGCCGCTTTGCCGCGCGTTGTAACTATGCGGTAGATGTGTGCAGAGAGCAGGAACAGGAGCTGAGTGATCTGGGAGGCGGGCATCGGGTACGTTGCTGGATGGCGTCTGAAACGGCGTATGCGGGCGGTGCCGCAATCGGCCATGGCTTGGAAAGCAACGTTGTGTCTGGGGTTACAGCAGGAAGCGGAAGCGGCAACAGGTCGCAATCGCAGGGAGGTGCCGGTTTCCATGAATGA
- a CDS encoding ABC transporter permease translates to MKPSPTSTSPFSIFGKKGAVPTDPAAEPVYTPFRAFKTKFMKQRLAVIAGIVIVLIVLTGIFSPFLTPYTPDRPVTDQYDAKGINIASLTEWKVPVQGLMSDGTTVDAVPKLTAEAVKREVLRSAAGADGGIVLRAVTRGNTAVVLRSGDVSAVVEVGVSADARSPQLSQLFVQPLEAPLAIGDTVAAALSGVLTDGTRLANSEAVAKQAAAEGAGKEKKADNGFVTSDAAKAQEGLSYESLTPLVVGVTPEGEISANRNGTGIVKVSAGQTASLLIVPVGAGIAGGAEVQAPVLTALTLKESYASLEDLYKHQPPSERHPFGTDHANRDILSRIIAGTQQTLIIGFVSVFVGAAIGVLFGLLSGYYGGKLDMLITRGADILLSFPGMLLAIFVIAVLGPGTINVILAVATFTVPIFTRIVRGSVLSLKEMTYVEAARSIGVKDSVIIRRHIFPGTLSVIMIYLTMRIGSAILIGAGLSYLGLGADVTAPEWGAMLNAAKNNSSGLLFPILFPGLAILVTVLCFNILGDGLRDALDPKLKD, encoded by the coding sequence ATGAAACCTAGCCCAACATCCACTTCTCCTTTCTCCATCTTCGGGAAAAAGGGGGCTGTGCCGACCGATCCGGCGGCAGAACCGGTTTACACCCCTTTTCGTGCTTTCAAGACGAAGTTCATGAAACAAAGGCTGGCGGTCATTGCCGGTATTGTCATAGTACTCATCGTATTAACTGGGATCTTCTCGCCGTTCCTGACGCCTTACACGCCGGACCGGCCGGTGACGGATCAATATGACGCCAAAGGCATTAACATTGCTTCCCTGACAGAGTGGAAGGTACCCGTTCAAGGATTGATGAGCGACGGCACAACGGTGGACGCCGTGCCGAAACTCACGGCCGAAGCGGTGAAGCGCGAAGTGCTGCGCTCCGCTGCCGGAGCAGACGGCGGGATCGTGCTGCGCGCGGTGACGCGCGGTAATACGGCCGTCGTGCTGCGCAGCGGAGACGTGTCCGCCGTCGTAGAAGTGGGCGTATCCGCTGATGCGCGTTCGCCGCAGTTATCGCAGCTGTTCGTGCAGCCGCTGGAAGCGCCGCTGGCCATTGGAGACACGGTTGCCGCGGCGTTAAGCGGTGTGCTGACCGACGGAACCCGGCTGGCTAACTCTGAGGCGGTGGCGAAGCAGGCGGCTGCGGAGGGAGCCGGTAAGGAGAAGAAAGCCGATAACGGCTTCGTAACCTCGGATGCAGCTAAGGCCCAAGAAGGATTGAGCTATGAATCCTTGACGCCTCTGGTTGTCGGTGTAACGCCGGAAGGGGAGATTAGCGCCAATCGCAACGGAACGGGGATTGTGAAGGTGTCGGCGGGGCAAACCGCTTCGCTCCTGATTGTTCCGGTAGGCGCGGGCATTGCAGGAGGGGCGGAGGTGCAGGCCCCGGTGCTCACCGCTCTTACGCTTAAAGAGTCCTATGCTTCGCTTGAGGATTTGTACAAACATCAGCCGCCATCCGAGCGCCACCCGTTCGGAACGGATCATGCGAACCGGGACATCTTATCCCGGATTATCGCCGGAACGCAGCAGACCTTGATTATCGGATTTGTCAGCGTATTTGTGGGTGCGGCAATCGGCGTTCTGTTCGGTCTGCTGTCCGGTTACTACGGCGGCAAACTCGACATGCTTATCACGCGGGGCGCCGATATCCTGCTATCCTTTCCGGGCATGCTGCTGGCGATCTTCGTCATCGCGGTGCTGGGTCCGGGTACGATCAACGTCATCCTGGCGGTGGCCACCTTCACCGTGCCGATCTTCACTCGAATCGTCCGCGGCAGCGTGCTTTCGCTCAAGGAAATGACGTATGTTGAAGCGGCCCGTTCGATCGGCGTGAAGGATTCCGTTATCATTCGCCGCCATATCTTTCCCGGAACGCTGTCGGTCATTATGATTTATCTGACGATGCGGATCGGAAGCGCGATTCTGATCGGCGCGGGGCTCAGCTATCTGGGCTTGGGCGCGGATGTTACGGCTCCCGAGTGGGGCGCCATGCTGAATGCCGCGAAGAATAACAGCTCGGGGTTGTTATTTCCGATTTTGTTCCCCGGATTAGCCATTCTCGTAACGGTACTGTGCTTTAACATTCTTGGGGACGGTTTGCGCGACGCGCTCGATCCGAAGCTGAAAGATTAG
- a CDS encoding SDR family NAD(P)-dependent oxidoreductase yields MDMGLHNKTALVTGSTRGIGKAIAMELAKEGVHVFINGRNYEEAERTVNEIKLNFPATSPQNAAADLVDLEQREALFRQYPKVDILVNNMGIYEIMNYEDVDDEVWDKYFRTNVLAANGLTKFYLPNMLKEDYGRIIFIASEEAVMPSGQMPQYCMTKSMLLSLSKSLSKLTRGTEVTVNTIMPGPTLSENVQQIIEGIYPDTNMTFSEKEKDFMTTNLPQSEIQRFIRPMEIGRLTAFVCSPYASAFKGSPIRMDGGMIPTIF; encoded by the coding sequence ATGGATATGGGATTACATAACAAAACAGCTTTAGTTACAGGATCAACGCGAGGTATAGGTAAAGCAATTGCGATGGAGCTTGCCAAAGAAGGTGTTCATGTATTCATTAACGGCCGAAATTATGAAGAGGCAGAACGAACTGTAAATGAGATCAAGTTGAATTTCCCTGCGACTTCTCCTCAGAATGCTGCAGCCGATCTTGTGGATCTTGAGCAAAGAGAAGCTTTATTTAGACAATACCCCAAAGTGGATATTCTAGTTAACAACATGGGTATCTATGAAATCATGAATTATGAGGACGTTGACGATGAGGTATGGGACAAATACTTCCGTACGAATGTTCTTGCTGCAAACGGATTAACTAAATTTTATCTGCCCAACATGTTAAAAGAGGATTATGGCCGCATCATCTTTATTGCAAGTGAAGAAGCCGTGATGCCTTCGGGGCAAATGCCGCAGTATTGTATGACCAAGTCGATGCTATTATCCTTATCCAAAAGTTTATCCAAATTAACAAGAGGAACAGAAGTTACTGTCAATACGATCATGCCAGGACCGACACTCTCTGAGAATGTACAACAAATCATTGAGGGGATCTATCCTGATACCAATATGACTTTTTCCGAAAAAGAGAAAGATTTCATGACCACGAATCTGCCTCAATCTGAAATACAGCGCTTTATCAGGCCAATGGAGATAGGCAGATTAACTGCATTTGTGTGCAGTCCTTATGCTTCGGCCTTTAAAGGTTCTCCGATCCGTATGGACGGGGGAATGATCCCAACTATTTTTTGA
- a CDS encoding ABC transporter permease codes for MLSFIVKRIFGIIPILLIVSVLSFMLIRLTPSDPIRIIYGNDLDKATYEKYRALEGFDDHVVVQYGRYLWNIVSQGDFGKSYRTKSDVAGQLMERGWSTAVLTMVAMGWAILFGLLAGIISATKRNTIWDRIGMVSTITALSVPEFWFGMVLVQVFSVQLGWLPSGGAGTWKHLLLPSLTLGLGVAAVIARFTRASVLEVLREDYVRTARAKGQKERVVVWSHVLRNALIPVVTMTGLQFGFLIGGASVVESVFAYPGLGALLVDSISSRDYPVVQALILLFSFQFLIVNLLVDISYGLLNPQIRYD; via the coding sequence TTGCTAAGTTTTATCGTCAAGCGGATCTTCGGCATCATCCCGATTCTTCTCATCGTATCGGTTCTGTCATTCATGCTCATACGTCTGACCCCGTCGGATCCGATTCGGATTATTTACGGTAATGATCTGGATAAAGCTACATATGAGAAATACAGAGCGTTGGAAGGGTTCGACGATCATGTGGTCGTGCAATATGGGCGCTATCTGTGGAACATTGTCAGCCAAGGGGATTTCGGCAAGTCTTACCGAACCAAGTCGGATGTGGCGGGACAGTTAATGGAACGAGGCTGGTCTACCGCGGTGCTTACGATGGTGGCGATGGGATGGGCGATCTTGTTCGGGCTGCTCGCGGGCATCATTTCGGCAACAAAACGTAATACGATATGGGATCGGATTGGTATGGTATCGACCATCACTGCGCTCAGCGTTCCCGAATTCTGGTTCGGCATGGTGCTCGTGCAAGTGTTCTCCGTACAGCTCGGATGGCTGCCTTCCGGCGGCGCCGGCACGTGGAAGCATCTCCTGCTGCCTTCTCTGACTTTAGGCTTGGGTGTCGCGGCCGTCATTGCCCGGTTCACAAGAGCCTCTGTGCTGGAAGTGTTGAGAGAAGATTATGTGCGTACCGCCCGTGCCAAAGGTCAGAAAGAACGGGTAGTCGTCTGGTCTCACGTCCTGCGTAACGCGTTAATCCCGGTCGTCACGATGACAGGCTTGCAGTTCGGGTTTCTCATCGGCGGCGCTTCGGTCGTTGAAAGCGTATTCGCATATCCGGGGTTGGGCGCGCTGCTAGTCGATTCCATCTCAAGCCGGGATTATCCCGTTGTCCAGGCATTAATACTGCTGTTTTCATTTCAGTTCCTGATCGTCAACCTGCTGGTGGACATCAGCTACGGGCTGCTGAATCCGCAAATTCGTTATGACTAA
- a CDS encoding ABC transporter ATP-binding protein yields MNESLLDVQNLKVYFPIKSGLLRKTTGYVKAVDDVSFQLGRGETLGIVGESGCGKSTTGRAVMQLIRPTDGIVRFQGEDLSGLDADALRSRRRNMQMVFQDPYSSLNPRMTVERILREPLEAHGIGSRAEQLTRIREVMELCGLNSGQLHRYAHEFSGGQRQRICIARALVLRPQVVVADEPVSALDVSIQSQIINLMTDLQKELQVGFLFISHDLAVVKHISHRIGVMYLGRMAELAPAKALYERPLHPYTQSLLSAIPRSHPKAVKERIVLKGDVPSPADPPKGCAFWTRCPQVMEHCKSVRPEMTDMGGGRSVACHLYT; encoded by the coding sequence ATGAATGAATCATTGCTGGATGTACAGAATCTGAAAGTCTATTTTCCAATCAAAAGCGGACTTCTCCGCAAAACAACAGGCTACGTCAAAGCGGTAGATGACGTGTCCTTTCAGCTGGGGCGCGGCGAGACGCTGGGCATCGTCGGGGAGTCGGGTTGCGGAAAGTCCACAACCGGACGCGCGGTCATGCAACTGATTCGACCTACGGACGGCATTGTTCGGTTCCAGGGAGAAGACCTGTCCGGATTGGACGCGGACGCGTTAAGGTCGAGACGCCGGAATATGCAAATGGTGTTCCAGGATCCGTACTCGTCTCTGAATCCGCGTATGACCGTCGAACGTATTCTGCGGGAACCGCTTGAAGCGCACGGCATCGGCAGCCGGGCGGAGCAATTAACGCGCATCCGGGAAGTGATGGAGCTGTGCGGACTCAACAGCGGACAGTTGCACCGTTATGCGCATGAATTTTCCGGCGGACAGCGTCAGCGTATATGTATCGCCCGCGCACTGGTGTTACGCCCGCAGGTCGTCGTGGCCGACGAACCGGTATCGGCTCTGGATGTCTCCATTCAATCCCAGATTATCAACTTGATGACGGATTTGCAGAAGGAGCTGCAGGTCGGCTTCTTGTTCATCTCTCATGATCTTGCTGTTGTGAAGCACATTTCACACCGCATCGGGGTCATGTATCTCGGAAGGATGGCGGAGCTTGCTCCGGCCAAAGCGCTGTATGAGCGACCGCTGCATCCTTACACGCAATCATTGCTGTCCGCCATTCCCCGTTCCCACCCGAAGGCGGTCAAAGAACGGATTGTGCTGAAAGGCGATGTGCCTTCGCCTGCCGATCCGCCGAAGGGCTGCGCTTTTTGGACACGTTGTCCCCAGGTGATGGAGCACTGCAAGTCCGTTCGACCAGAGATGACAGATATGGGCGGCGGCCGCTCGGTCGCTTGCCATTTATATACTTAA
- a CDS encoding glutathione ABC transporter substrate-binding protein, whose amino-acid sequence MGFEKGMEYLRNRKWLGMLLVLMLSLTWLTACNSNNGNTPENTEAKEGNTGTNAAKTEEPAPEPEPAPVPQTLTVGIEAEPTSMNPFNSTDGNSTGVQGSMFEGLLKLDQNMKIQPLLATEYVVSPDAKSVTFTLREGVTFHDGSKLTAQVVKDGLDFVRNKDNKMARASFFSFIEDIKVVDELHLTISSKDANSAMAAYMTHSAGSVISPLELDKKKKDPNYNLDRSPVGTGPYKFAEWKDGQYVKVVPYDGYWNAEGKAKLESITYKPVTEASTRINMLKTGELDIVKNVPSLSAKELEGSADLDISKTPSMDVYYVGANITKKQYNKDVRQAMNYALDKEQLIAQVVNGYGRIADSAIAPNVVGYTAQTPYAFDVEKAKELMKKGGYEKGFDATLWTRNETEFIAVAENVSIQLSKIGINAKVVPLESGTMFDKLDAGKETDMYIGRWSPGTGEADWGLRPNFHSTRIPPNYNNSNFYVNKEVDKLLDEALATPDAAKTQEIYANVQKIIFEDAAWTFLYSPESIVGKRKNVANVVIIPNGYMDLNNVTKE is encoded by the coding sequence ATGGGGTTTGAGAAGGGGATGGAGTATTTGAGAAATCGTAAATGGCTTGGCATGTTGCTTGTTCTGATGTTGTCTCTGACATGGCTTACCGCTTGTAACAGTAACAACGGAAACACACCGGAGAACACGGAAGCGAAAGAAGGCAACACCGGAACGAACGCGGCGAAGACGGAAGAGCCTGCGCCTGAGCCGGAACCCGCGCCGGTACCGCAAACGTTGACTGTAGGGATTGAAGCGGAGCCGACTTCCATGAACCCGTTTAACTCGACAGACGGCAACTCCACCGGTGTTCAAGGTTCCATGTTCGAAGGCTTGCTGAAATTGGATCAGAACATGAAAATTCAACCGTTGCTTGCAACGGAATATGTCGTAAGCCCGGATGCGAAGTCCGTAACTTTCACCCTTCGTGAAGGCGTAACGTTCCACGACGGTTCCAAGCTGACGGCTCAAGTCGTGAAAGACGGTCTGGATTTCGTGCGCAACAAGGATAACAAGATGGCCCGCGCCAGCTTCTTCTCCTTCATTGAAGATATTAAAGTGGTGGATGAGCTTCATTTGACGATCTCCTCCAAGGACGCGAACTCCGCGATGGCGGCTTACATGACGCATTCCGCAGGATCCGTCATTTCCCCGCTGGAGCTGGATAAGAAGAAGAAAGATCCGAACTATAACCTGGATCGTTCGCCGGTAGGCACAGGTCCTTACAAGTTCGCGGAGTGGAAAGACGGTCAGTATGTGAAAGTGGTCCCTTATGACGGTTATTGGAATGCGGAGGGCAAAGCCAAGCTCGAGAGCATTACATACAAGCCGGTTACAGAGGCAAGCACACGTATTAACATGTTGAAAACAGGCGAACTGGACATCGTGAAAAATGTGCCTTCCTTAAGCGCCAAAGAGCTTGAAGGCAGCGCGGATCTGGATATCAGCAAAACCCCGTCCATGGACGTGTACTACGTGGGCGCCAATATAACGAAGAAGCAATACAACAAAGATGTGCGTCAGGCGATGAACTACGCGCTGGATAAAGAGCAGTTGATCGCGCAAGTCGTGAACGGTTACGGCCGCATCGCCGATTCCGCAATCGCGCCTAACGTAGTCGGTTATACCGCGCAAACCCCTTACGCATTCGATGTGGAAAAAGCGAAAGAACTGATGAAAAAAGGCGGTTACGAGAAAGGTTTTGACGCGACGCTATGGACTCGTAACGAGACCGAATTTATCGCGGTAGCCGAGAATGTTTCTATTCAATTAAGCAAAATCGGCATCAACGCCAAAGTAGTTCCGCTGGAGTCCGGTACGATGTTCGACAAGCTGGATGCAGGTAAAGAAACGGATATGTACATTGGCCGCTGGTCCCCGGGTACAGGCGAAGCGGATTGGGGATTGCGTCCGAACTTCCACTCCACCCGCATCCCGCCGAACTACAACAACAGTAACTTCTACGTAAATAAAGAGGTAGATAAGCTTCTGGATGAGGCTTTGGCTACGCCGGATGCGGCGAAAACGCAAGAGATTTATGCTAATGTGCAAAAGATTATTTTTGAAGACGCAGCATGGACGTTCCTGTACAGCCCGGAGTCTATCGTGGGCAAGCGCAAGAATGTGGCTAACGTAGTCATCATTCCTAACGGTTACATGGATCTGAACAACGTTACGAAAGAATAG